The Budorcas taxicolor isolate Tak-1 chromosome 2, Takin1.1, whole genome shotgun sequence genome window below encodes:
- the PTAFR gene encoding platelet-activating factor receptor, which translates to MTSHHFQPIEMEPNNSFRVDSEFRYTLFPIFYSIVFVLGVIANSYVLWVFARLYPSKKFNEIKIFMVNLTMADLLFLVTLPLWIVYYYNQGDWILPKFLCNLAGCFFFINTYCSVAFLAVITYNRFQAVTRPIKTAQATTRKRGFLLSLIIWVSIVGAASYFFVLDSTNREPKKTGSGNITRCFEHYEKGSIPVLIIHIFLVFSFFLVFLIILFCNLVIIRTLLTQQVQMQHNAEVKRRALWMVCTVLAVFIICFVPHHLVQLPWTLAELGFQDTDFHQGINDAHQVTLCLLSTNCVLDPIIYCFLTKKFRKHLTEKLYSMRESRKCSRATSETGTEVVVQLKEAPIKSLKY; encoded by the coding sequence ATGACCAGCCACCACTTCCAGCCCATAGAGATGGAGCCAAATAATTCCTTTCGTGTGGACTCCGAGTTCCGATACACCCTCTTCCCAATTTTTTACAGCATCGTCTTTGTGCTGGGGGTCATTGCCAACAGCTACGTGCTGTGGGTCTTTGCCCGCTTGTACCCTTCCAAGAAATTCAACGAGATAAAGATCTTCATGGTGAACCTCACCATGGCTGACCTGCTCTTCCTGGTCACCCTGCCCCTGTGGATTGTCTACTACTACAACCAGGGCGACTGGATTCTTCCCAAATTCCTGTGCAACCTGGCTGGCTGCTTCTTCTTCATTAACACCTACTGCTCAGTGGCCTTCCTGGCTGTCATCACTTACAACCGCTTCCAGGCAGTGACAAGGCCCATCAAGACCGCTCAGGCTACCACCCGCAAGCGTGGCTTCCTTCTGTCCCTGATTATCTGGGTGTCCATTGTGGGCGCAGCATCCTACTTCTTCGTCCTGGACTCGACCAACAGGGAGCCCAAAAAGACTGGCTCGGGCAACATCACACGCTGCTTTGAACATTACGAGAAGGGCAGCATCCCAGTCCTCATCATCCACATCTTCCTGGTGTTCAGCTTCTTCCTCGTCTTCCTCATCATCCTCTTCTGCAACCTGGTCATCATCCGCACGCTGCTCACGCAGCAGGTGCAGATGCAGCACAACGCCGAGGTCAAGCGCCGGGCACTCTGGATGGTCTGCACGGTCCTGGCTGTGTTCATCATCTGCTTCGTGCCCCACCACCTCGTGCAGCTGCCCTGGACCCTGGCCGAGCTGGGCTTCCAGGACACTGACTTCCACCAGGGGATTAACGATGCGCACCAGGTCACTCTCTGCCTCCTTAGTACCAACTGCGTCTTAGACCCCATTATCTACTGTTTCCTCACCAAGAAGTTCCGCAAGCACCTCACCGAGAAGTTGTACAGTATGCGCGAGAGCCGGAAGTGCTCCCGGGCCACCTCGGAGACGGGCACGGAAGTGGTCGTGCAGCTCAAAGAGGCCCCTATCAAATCCCTCAAATATTAG